In the bacterium genome, CCGATGTTCCCGATGGAACCGGCTTTGATATCTACCGGTTGGAGAGCCTGAAGGCCGCTCACCGGGCGGCGGGGAAAGAAGATTGCGAGCATGTGTCCCGCTTTATTAAGCGGAATCTGGAGGATTTCTCGATAAATCTTGTCGCCCCCCCAGAATATTTGCGGCGTCCCGACCTGCGCTTCACGGTGGACTACCCGGAGGACCTCATTTTCTGCCGGGCTGCCTACCGGGAACTACGCGGCTTTGCCCCCCTGATTCCGCTCAAGGAACTCATCGCTTTCGCAGATGCGCATCCGGAGCTGACGGCACTCGTGGCCCCGTACAGCGCTCCGGCCCTGCCATGGAAAATTCGGAAAGAAGACGGGCAATGACGAAAAAACCGGTTAACGTACTCCTCGTGGCGGCTGGAAGTCCCGGGGATGTGACCATCATCCGCGGGCTCAAGCAGTCGCCGCGCTATGATGTCACCCTTTACGCGGCCGACATCGATCCCTACAAGGGCAATCTCTATCTTCCGGAAGTGGACCGGGCCTACGTCATCCCCCGCTACGACGCCCCGAACTACCGCGAGACCTTGCTGGAGCTGGTGCGCCGGCTGCGGATAGATGTTCTCATCTCCGACCTCGACGAAGAGCTCCCGGCTCTCTCCGATTTCGGGCCGCAACTGGAAGAAGCCGGTTGCCGAATCGTGCTGCCCGGGTCCGACGGACTCGCGACCTGCCTGGACAAGCTGGCCACGTTCCGGCGCCTCGACGGGCGGGTTCCCCAGCCGCTCACCCTGGACGGGGACGATGGTGAGGCAGGCCGGAACCTGCTGCGAAGCCTGGGCAGGGTGATTCTCAAGGCGCGCTACCTCCGCGGGGGGCGAGGGGTGGATCTGGTCAGCAGCGAGGCAGAGTATGCCTTCTACGAGGAGTTGCACAGAAAGCGCGGGCCTTTCGTGGTTCAAGAATTCGCCGAGGGCGATGAATACAACTGCTCCAGCCTGCACGACATGGAGGGGAACCTGATTTACGCGGCCACCCGGGTGAAGCTTGAAGATCGCCTGAACAAGGCCAACACCATCGCGGCGCGCATCGTCGAGCAGCCCGCCATCCGCAAGACGGCGCTGGAGACGCTGCGGGCCCTTGGCCTGGAGAGGGGTTTCAACAATGTGGAGGTCATCCTCGCCGGCGGGGAGCCGAAGGTGGTGGATGTGAACGGGGGCCGCTGGGCGGGACAGGACATGAACCTGCTG is a window encoding:
- a CDS encoding ATP-grasp domain-containing protein codes for the protein MTKKPVNVLLVAAGSPGDVTIIRGLKQSPRYDVTLYAADIDPYKGNLYLPEVDRAYVIPRYDAPNYRETLLELVRRLRIDVLISDLDEELPALSDFGPQLEEAGCRIVLPGSDGLATCLDKLATFRRLDGRVPQPLTLDGDDGEAGRNLLRSLGRVILKARYLRGGRGVDLVSSEAEYAFYEELHRKRGPFVVQEFAEGDEYNCSSLHDMEGNLIYAATRVKLEDRLNKANTIAARIVEQPAIRKTALETLRALGLERGFNNVEVILAGGEPKVVDVNGGRWAGQDMNLLASGINPAELYLDLALGRDVSPLEVPLGATSLKIKVDVVVDAQRISQVERIGGDPQ